A window of the Streptomyces formicae genome harbors these coding sequences:
- the casA gene encoding type I-E CRISPR-associated protein Cse1/CasA: MRDERDGHGDAGRADARDDGVLSYDLTVRPWIPVQFTDGTEGVLSLLDVFAQAGRVRRIVGDLPTQDFALLRLLLAVAHDALDGRLDDTDDWTELWESEESFDAVPAYLEQHRDRFDLLHPVHPFFQVAGLRTGKNEVFALDRVVADVPNGDPFFSMRRPGVARLGFAEAARWLVHAHAYDTSGIKTGTVGDPDAKNGKAYPKGPSWAGNLGGIAAEGHTLRETMLLNLIAPDSGLVHAAKDDAPAWRRPSGTPGENSAPDFADRPSGVRDLYTWQSRRIRLHYDSDGVHGVVLSYGDSLVQRNRQKYEPMTAWRRSEPQEKKLREVPVYLPREHKPERAAWRGMEALVAPVRQGEKADRNEPAGFLRPALADWLGLLVDEERIEPGTRLRLRTYGVLYGTQQSVIDEITSDGVDLAVVLLGEQDQLLGQTAVNAVADADAAVRALADLASDLAHAAGTEADPAKKTARDLGYAALDGPYRLWVSGLTRGVDRHEHRETWQKTVFSTVCGLARRLLDEAGEAAFTGRPLKTSKGPVVLDSALADLWFRSKLRRALPNGQTRNEAASP; encoded by the coding sequence GTGAGGGATGAACGCGACGGGCATGGCGACGCGGGCCGGGCGGATGCGCGGGACGACGGCGTCCTGTCGTACGACCTGACCGTCCGTCCCTGGATCCCGGTCCAGTTCACCGACGGCACCGAGGGAGTTCTGAGCCTGCTGGACGTCTTCGCGCAGGCCGGCAGGGTCCGCAGGATCGTCGGTGACCTGCCCACCCAGGATTTCGCGCTGCTGCGGCTGCTGCTCGCGGTGGCGCACGATGCTCTCGACGGGCGGCTCGACGACACCGACGACTGGACCGAGCTGTGGGAGAGCGAGGAGTCGTTCGACGCCGTCCCCGCTTATCTGGAGCAGCACCGGGACCGGTTCGACCTGCTCCATCCCGTGCACCCGTTCTTCCAGGTCGCCGGTCTGCGCACCGGCAAGAACGAGGTCTTCGCCCTCGACCGGGTCGTGGCTGATGTGCCGAACGGCGACCCGTTCTTCTCCATGCGCCGGCCCGGGGTGGCCCGGCTCGGCTTCGCCGAGGCCGCCCGCTGGCTCGTCCACGCCCACGCTTACGACACCTCCGGCATCAAGACCGGCACCGTCGGAGACCCCGACGCCAAGAATGGCAAGGCCTACCCCAAGGGGCCCTCCTGGGCCGGGAATCTGGGCGGCATCGCCGCCGAAGGCCACACCCTGCGCGAGACCATGCTGCTCAACCTCATCGCCCCCGACAGCGGGCTGGTCCACGCTGCCAAGGACGACGCGCCCGCCTGGCGCCGACCGTCGGGCACGCCTGGCGAGAACAGCGCCCCGGACTTCGCCGACCGCCCCAGCGGGGTGCGGGACCTCTACACCTGGCAGTCCCGCCGTATCCGCCTCCACTACGACTCTGACGGGGTGCACGGCGTCGTCCTCTCGTACGGTGACAGTCTGGTTCAGCGCAACCGGCAGAAGTACGAGCCGATGACGGCCTGGCGCCGCAGCGAGCCCCAGGAGAAGAAGCTCCGCGAGGTCCCGGTCTACCTCCCGCGCGAGCACAAGCCGGAGCGGGCCGCTTGGCGCGGCATGGAAGCTCTCGTCGCCCCGGTGCGTCAGGGCGAGAAGGCCGACCGGAACGAACCGGCAGGCTTCCTGCGGCCTGCCCTCGCCGACTGGCTCGGACTTCTCGTGGACGAGGAGCGCATCGAGCCTGGCACCCGGCTGCGGCTGCGGACGTACGGTGTGCTCTACGGGACCCAGCAGTCCGTCATCGACGAGATCACCTCGGACGGGGTCGACCTGGCTGTCGTCCTTCTCGGGGAGCAGGACCAACTGCTGGGCCAGACCGCGGTCAACGCGGTCGCCGACGCCGATGCCGCCGTCCGCGCGCTCGCCGACCTGGCCAGCGACCTCGCTCATGCCGCCGGCACCGAGGCCGACCCCGCCAAGAAGACCGCCCGCGACCTCGGGTACGCCGCCCTCGATGGCCCCTACCGGCTCTGGGTCAGCGGTCTCACCCGTGGTGTCGACCGGCATGAACACCGGGAGACCTGGCAGAAGACCGTTTTCTCCACGGTATGTGGCCTGGCCCGGCGGCTGCTCGACGAAGCAGGCGAGGCCGCCTTCACAGGGCGTCCGCTCAAGACCTCCAAGGGACCGGTGGTCCTCGACTCTGCCCTCGCCGACCTGTGGTTCCGCAGCAAACTGCGCCGGGCCCT
- the cas3 gene encoding CRISPR-associated helicase Cas3', giving the protein MLDPGHLSVPAHRIWAKSNQDPARSADEWLPLWRHMADSGAVAGLLWDHWLPEAVRWRIEDALPAGEGDGRLLAVWLAGVHDLGKATPAFACQSEALAERMREAGLEMKSRKAMPDRAKAPHGLAGQVLLRDWLVECHGWKRPMTGQLTVIIGGHHGVPPESVQATDLDAHPELLRTPGPSEALWAQVQRELIEACADHFGVRDRLEEWGTVKLPQTVQVLLSAIVIVSDWIASNRDLFPYFPEDRPSRDEERIAAAWRGLDLPGPWRPALPVQDAEELFAARFELPTGARPRPVQEAAMRVAHRMSVPGLIVVEAPMGEGKTEAALAAAEILAARSGAGGCFFALPTMATSNAMFPRVVKWLDRLPVAEGGERWSVRLAHSKASLNKGYAELLKGSAQDISAVDLDGDDGDFRPAEDSVAARAELVAHQWLRGRKRHLLSSFVVGTIDQLLMAGLRTRHLALRHLAVAGKVVVIDEAHAYDAYMNTYLERVLGWLGAYGVPVVVLSATLPADRRRWLVEAYAGAERDDERFVALREAEGYPLITSVAPGGVPEVVEPGRSSRTAEVLVERLDDGLDVLARRLRSELANGGCALVVRNTVKRVHATAKHLREELKRDGIEVSVAHARFLDLDRAAKDAELLRLFGPPMRLGDGETDARPVRHVVVASQVAEQSLDVDFDLLVTDLAPVDLVLQRMGRLHRHLRPRPGKLGTARCLITGVADWTAQVPEPVRGSATVYGRHVLLTSAAALWPFLEKGDPVRLPDEISPLVQCAYGDGVIGPAAWQEAMDAARLQHETVQREKERKADTFRVAGVGKDGRSLAGWLRHDVQDAEDTRSGRAQVRDSGESLEVLVVQRHPDGSLTTVEWLPDGEGGLPLPSDAVPTARAARAAAASGLRLPVELSGAWIVDQVIAELEQFGVREWQHKDAHWLDGQLFLQVSADCHTSMPASVQRAQARLAGFRLDYSSTDGLEVTREG; this is encoded by the coding sequence ATGCTTGATCCTGGACACCTCTCCGTCCCCGCCCACCGAATATGGGCCAAGAGCAATCAGGATCCCGCTCGCAGCGCCGACGAGTGGCTGCCGTTGTGGCGGCACATGGCGGACAGCGGGGCGGTGGCCGGGCTGCTCTGGGATCACTGGCTGCCGGAGGCTGTGCGGTGGCGGATCGAAGATGCGTTGCCTGCGGGGGAGGGGGACGGGCGGTTGCTGGCTGTGTGGCTGGCAGGGGTGCACGACCTCGGGAAGGCCACGCCGGCGTTCGCCTGCCAGTCCGAGGCGTTGGCCGAGCGGATGCGTGAGGCGGGGCTGGAGATGAAGTCCCGGAAGGCGATGCCGGACCGAGCGAAAGCCCCGCACGGGCTGGCCGGGCAGGTGCTGCTGCGGGACTGGCTGGTTGAGTGCCACGGCTGGAAGCGGCCGATGACCGGACAGCTCACCGTGATTATCGGCGGGCATCACGGGGTGCCGCCGGAGTCCGTGCAGGCGACCGACCTCGATGCGCACCCGGAGCTGCTGCGTACGCCCGGACCGAGTGAGGCGCTGTGGGCGCAAGTGCAGCGGGAGTTGATCGAGGCGTGCGCGGACCACTTCGGGGTGCGGGACCGGCTGGAGGAGTGGGGGACGGTCAAGTTGCCGCAGACCGTGCAGGTGCTGCTGTCGGCGATCGTCATCGTGTCTGACTGGATCGCAAGCAACCGGGATCTGTTTCCATATTTTCCCGAGGACCGGCCCAGTAGGGACGAGGAGCGGATAGCGGCCGCCTGGAGGGGGCTCGATCTTCCCGGCCCGTGGCGGCCGGCGTTGCCCGTGCAGGACGCAGAGGAGCTCTTCGCGGCCCGGTTCGAGCTGCCGACGGGGGCGCGGCCACGGCCGGTGCAGGAGGCTGCTATGCGAGTGGCCCACCGGATGTCGGTGCCGGGACTGATCGTTGTCGAGGCGCCGATGGGGGAGGGGAAGACGGAAGCGGCGCTGGCGGCCGCCGAGATCCTGGCCGCGCGGTCCGGGGCTGGGGGCTGCTTTTTCGCCCTGCCGACGATGGCGACCAGCAACGCGATGTTCCCGCGGGTGGTGAAGTGGCTGGACCGGCTTCCGGTGGCGGAGGGCGGTGAGCGCTGGTCGGTGCGGCTGGCGCACTCCAAGGCTTCCCTGAACAAGGGGTATGCCGAGCTGTTGAAGGGCTCCGCGCAGGACATCTCCGCTGTCGACCTGGACGGTGACGACGGCGACTTCCGGCCTGCCGAGGACAGTGTTGCCGCCCGTGCCGAGCTCGTTGCGCACCAGTGGCTGCGGGGCCGCAAGCGCCATCTGCTGTCGTCGTTCGTGGTCGGCACCATCGACCAGCTCCTGATGGCAGGGCTGCGTACCCGGCATCTGGCGCTGCGTCATCTGGCGGTGGCCGGGAAGGTCGTTGTGATCGACGAGGCGCATGCGTACGACGCGTACATGAACACGTATCTGGAGCGGGTGCTGGGCTGGCTCGGTGCGTACGGGGTGCCGGTGGTGGTGCTCTCGGCGACGCTGCCCGCGGACCGCCGGCGTTGGCTCGTCGAGGCGTACGCGGGGGCGGAAAGGGACGACGAGCGGTTTGTGGCGCTGAGGGAGGCGGAGGGATATCCGCTGATCACGTCCGTCGCGCCCGGTGGTGTGCCGGAGGTGGTGGAGCCGGGGCGGTCCTCGCGGACGGCCGAGGTGCTCGTGGAGCGGCTCGACGACGGACTGGACGTGCTCGCAAGGCGGCTGCGGTCGGAGCTGGCGAACGGCGGATGCGCCCTGGTCGTCCGTAACACCGTCAAGAGGGTGCATGCCACGGCGAAGCACCTCCGGGAAGAGCTGAAAAGGGACGGCATCGAGGTGTCGGTGGCGCACGCTCGGTTCCTCGATCTGGACCGTGCGGCCAAGGATGCGGAGCTGCTGAGGCTGTTCGGTCCGCCAATGCGGCTCGGGGACGGGGAGACCGATGCCCGGCCGGTGCGGCATGTGGTGGTGGCCAGTCAGGTTGCCGAGCAGTCGCTCGACGTCGACTTCGACCTTCTGGTGACCGATCTGGCCCCGGTCGACCTGGTGCTGCAGCGGATGGGGCGGCTGCACCGGCACCTACGGCCAAGGCCCGGGAAGCTGGGCACCGCGCGCTGCCTGATCACGGGCGTAGCGGACTGGACGGCGCAGGTGCCCGAGCCCGTGCGCGGGTCGGCGACCGTGTATGGGCGGCATGTGCTGCTGACGTCGGCCGCGGCCCTGTGGCCCTTCCTGGAGAAGGGGGATCCGGTCCGGCTGCCGGACGAGATCAGCCCGCTCGTGCAGTGCGCGTACGGCGATGGGGTGATCGGCCCGGCCGCCTGGCAGGAAGCCATGGACGCCGCCCGCCTGCAGCACGAGACCGTGCAGCGGGAGAAGGAGCGCAAGGCGGACACGTTCCGCGTCGCCGGGGTCGGCAAGGACGGCAGATCCCTCGCCGGCTGGCTCCGGCACGACGTTCAGGACGCCGAGGACACCCGGTCCGGCCGTGCCCAGGTCCGGGACAGCGGCGAGTCGCTGGAGGTCCTCGTAGTACAGCGCCATCCGGACGGTTCGCTGACCACCGTGGAGTGGCTGCCTGATGGAGAAGGCGGGCTGCCGCTGCCTAGCGACGCGGTGCCCACGGCACGGGCCGCCCGCGCGGCTGCCGCCAGCGGACTGCGGCTCCCGGTGGAGCTCTCCGGAGCCTGGATCGTTGACCAAGTGATTGCCGAACTCGAGCAGTTCGGGGTCCGTGAGTGGCAGCACAAGGACGCCCACTGGCTGGACGGCCAGCTGTTTCTCCAGGTCAGCGCCGATTGTCATACCTCTATGCCAGCATCCGTCCAGCGGGCGCAAGCCCGGCTGGCCGGCTTCCGACTCGACTACAGCAGCACCGACGGACTCGAGGTGACACGTGAGGGATGA